The Tenacibaculum jejuense genome includes a window with the following:
- a CDS encoding beta-mannosidase, protein MKLTQFFFISAILMLLTGCKESIVKEMKLDQNWTFKKTNDTLWKNATVPGTVHTDLLANKDIENPFYRLNEHDVQWIDKSDWEYKTSFEVSKEDFSKENIELEFLGIDTYSKVFLNNQEIMTSDNMFRRYTINCKPYVKEGKNELRVILESPIKKGIEKYDAIDYEITVSDNDLAKIGKVEGEKKVSIFSRKAGYHFGWDWGPRLVSSGIWRSVILRSWDNFKVDDVFIRQKNIGETAQLSAEIEINSSKEIEKSVFEIFVNDTLVKTEEKSLVINKNTFTIPFEIKNPKLWWPNGMGKQHLYDVKVKISHKNHSDAKSHQIGIRTIELIREKDSIGSSFYFTVNGKPTFMKGANYIPQDIFLPRVKQSNYEHILNSAKDANMNMIRVWGGGVYENKTFYDLCDKKGLLVWQDFMFACAMYPGDDDFLESVKQEAIDNIKRLRNHTSIALWCGNNEVLSAWERWGWKQQVTKEQSEKAANTIWKAYTDIFHKVLPEAVKGYDSDREYWASSPSSELGVPESHTDGDAHYWGVWWGKEPFENYNVKIPRFMSEFGFQSFPELATVNKYTIPEDHDIFSEVMKSHQRSSIGNGTIEEYMLRHYKKPKDFASFLHVSHLLQAYGITTGIEAHRKNRYRCMGSLYWQINDCWPVASWSSIDYYGKWKALHYGVKKSFEKTIVSFDKKENGVNVFIATDDLANQKGELKVDLLSFDGEVITSWNESVEIKANASKSYLSILKEKLEEFSSQWKTAYLSASLKVGGTTIAKKQHYLVPFKTLDLPEPEITFNVSENDTEYIVSLKTKKLAIGVFASGNFDENFSDNYFTMEPNTEKTITIQKGNFKTLADFKKELKVSSLVDTYNPEVSY, encoded by the coding sequence ATGAAATTAACTCAGTTCTTCTTTATTTCTGCTATACTAATGTTACTCACTGGATGTAAAGAATCAATCGTAAAAGAAATGAAACTTGATCAAAATTGGACGTTCAAAAAAACTAACGATACTTTATGGAAAAATGCTACAGTTCCAGGAACAGTTCATACCGATTTACTAGCCAACAAAGACATTGAAAATCCTTTTTATCGATTAAACGAACATGATGTGCAATGGATCGACAAAAGTGATTGGGAATATAAAACGAGTTTCGAAGTTTCTAAAGAAGATTTTTCTAAAGAAAACATTGAGTTAGAATTTTTAGGAATTGACACCTACTCAAAAGTATTTCTGAACAATCAAGAAATTATGACTTCTGATAATATGTTCAGAAGATATACGATCAATTGTAAACCTTATGTAAAAGAAGGTAAAAACGAATTACGTGTAATATTAGAATCTCCAATTAAAAAAGGAATTGAAAAATATGATGCCATCGATTATGAAATTACAGTTTCTGATAACGATTTAGCCAAGATTGGGAAAGTTGAAGGAGAGAAAAAAGTAAGTATATTTTCTAGAAAAGCTGGATATCATTTCGGTTGGGATTGGGGACCAAGATTAGTTTCTTCAGGAATCTGGAGATCTGTGATTTTAAGAAGTTGGGATAACTTTAAAGTTGACGATGTGTTTATCCGTCAAAAAAACATAGGGGAAACTGCACAACTTTCAGCAGAAATAGAAATCAATAGTTCCAAAGAAATTGAAAAAAGCGTTTTTGAAATTTTTGTAAATGACACGTTAGTAAAAACAGAAGAAAAATCTTTAGTAATAAATAAGAATACATTTACCATTCCATTTGAAATTAAGAATCCGAAACTTTGGTGGCCAAATGGTATGGGAAAACAACATTTATATGACGTAAAAGTTAAAATAAGCCATAAAAATCATTCAGATGCTAAATCACATCAAATCGGTATACGAACAATAGAATTAATTCGTGAAAAAGATAGTATTGGAAGCTCTTTTTACTTCACTGTAAATGGGAAACCAACTTTTATGAAAGGAGCAAATTATATTCCTCAGGATATCTTTTTACCTCGAGTAAAACAATCAAACTACGAGCATATTTTGAATTCAGCAAAAGACGCTAATATGAATATGATTCGTGTTTGGGGAGGTGGTGTTTACGAAAATAAAACCTTTTATGATTTATGTGATAAGAAAGGATTATTGGTTTGGCAAGATTTTATGTTTGCTTGTGCAATGTATCCTGGCGATGATGATTTTCTTGAAAGTGTAAAACAAGAAGCCATTGATAATATCAAAAGATTACGTAACCATACTTCTATTGCTTTATGGTGTGGAAATAATGAAGTTTTATCTGCTTGGGAACGTTGGGGTTGGAAACAACAAGTAACTAAAGAACAATCAGAAAAAGCTGCAAATACGATATGGAAAGCTTATACAGATATTTTTCATAAAGTTTTACCAGAAGCTGTAAAAGGTTATGATTCAGATAGAGAATATTGGGCTTCTTCGCCAAGTAGTGAATTAGGAGTTCCAGAATCTCACACCGATGGAGACGCACATTATTGGGGCGTTTGGTGGGGAAAAGAACCATTTGAAAACTATAATGTTAAGATTCCTAGATTTATGTCGGAATTCGGTTTTCAATCTTTTCCAGAATTGGCTACTGTAAATAAATATACAATTCCAGAAGATCATGATATTTTTTCAGAAGTAATGAAATCACATCAGCGTTCTAGTATTGGAAATGGTACTATTGAAGAATATATGCTTAGACATTATAAAAAGCCTAAAGATTTTGCTAGCTTTTTACATGTTAGTCATTTATTACAAGCTTACGGAATTACAACTGGAATTGAAGCACATCGAAAAAATAGATACCGTTGTATGGGATCGTTATATTGGCAAATTAACGATTGTTGGCCAGTTGCTTCTTGGTCTAGTATTGATTATTACGGAAAATGGAAAGCTTTACATTATGGTGTAAAAAAGTCTTTTGAAAAAACGATTGTTAGTTTTGATAAAAAAGAAAATGGAGTAAACGTTTTTATCGCTACTGATGATTTAGCAAATCAAAAAGGTGAATTAAAGGTAGATTTATTAAGTTTTGATGGAGAAGTGATCACATCATGGAATGAAAGTGTTGAAATAAAAGCTAATGCTTCTAAGAGTTATCTTTCTATATTAAAAGAAAAATTAGAAGAATTCTCATCACAATGGAAAACAGCTTACTTAAGTGCTTCTTTAAAAGTTGGTGGAACTACTATTGCTAAAAAACAACATTATTTAGTTCCTTTTAAGACTTTAGATTTGCCTGAACCAGAAATTACTTTTAATGTTTCTGAAAATGACACAGAATATATTGTTAGTTTAAAAACTAAAAAACTAGCTATCGGTGTTTTTGCTTCTGGAAACTTTGATGAAAATTTCTCTGATAATTATTTTACCATGGAACCTAATACAGAAAAAACAATAACTATTCAAAAAGGAAACTTCAAAACTTTAGCAGATTTCAAAAAAGAATTAAAAGTATCTAGTTTAGTCGATACCTACAATCCTGAAGTTTCATACTAA
- a CDS encoding YHS domain-containing (seleno)protein, translated as MKILKSLTIAGLFLLSISAFSQDKKANNIDNSNIALQGYSPVSYLDLNLAQRGNKNYKSTHEGVVYYFTSAQQKTTFDKNPAKYLPQYGGYCAFGTYAGAKFRVDPNKFLVYNGKYYLFLNNVELDAKQLWLKENDDKKLVKVANKNWKKLKGTYN; from the coding sequence ATGAAAATTTTAAAATCATTAACAATCGCTGGATTATTTCTTTTAAGTATTTCAGCATTCAGTCAAGACAAAAAAGCTAATAATATCGACAATAGTAATATCGCTTTGCAAGGTTACAGTCCTGTTTCTTACTTAGATTTAAATTTAGCGCAAAGAGGAAATAAAAATTATAAATCTACTCACGAAGGTGTTGTGTATTATTTCACATCAGCTCAACAAAAAACTACTTTTGATAAGAATCCTGCGAAGTACCTTCCACAGTACGGGGGATATTGTGCTTTTGGTACTTATGCAGGAGCTAAATTTAGAGTAGATCCGAATAAATTTCTAGTTTATAACGGTAAATACTATCTGTTTCTTAATAATGTAGAGTTAGATGCTAAACAACTATGGTTAAAAGAAAACGATGACAAGAAACTTGTGAAAGTTGCCAATAAAAATTGGAAAAAGTTAAAGGGTACTTATAATTAA
- a CDS encoding SPW repeat domain-containing protein, translated as MKFVTKRIHAFLDYPVAIALIALPFLLELGKTNPLALWISVITGIAAFVLTVLTDHHLGILKVLSYKFHLTVDFLVGLTFVLVPFLFSFKGIDAYFYWINGAAVLLVVSAHKPQTNI; from the coding sequence ATGAAATTTGTTACTAAAAGAATTCACGCATTTTTAGATTATCCTGTAGCAATAGCACTAATTGCATTGCCTTTTTTATTAGAATTAGGAAAAACAAATCCTTTAGCACTTTGGATTTCAGTAATTACTGGTATAGCTGCTTTTGTTTTAACTGTTCTTACCGATCATCACTTAGGAATTTTAAAAGTACTATCCTATAAATTCCATTTAACAGTAGATTTTTTAGTCGGATTAACATTTGTACTCGTTCCTTTTTTATTCTCATTTAAAGGAATTGATGCTTACTTCTACTGGATTAACGGAGCTGCTGTTTTACTAGTTGTAAGTGCACACAAACCCCAAACAAATATTTAA